One region of Oryza glaberrima chromosome 7, OglaRS2, whole genome shotgun sequence genomic DNA includes:
- the LOC127780905 gene encoding uncharacterized protein LOC127780905: MDEPSSSSSSYPSSSGGKKKRPRSPGHSDERPVHTTQIYTSSLEDTLTFSDTMIALQLMRTQFPKLEKVVTEPFILQSQLYSSVKDRTQVDRDLESLKKDKVLRVFKLNTGQDDHAIMFMDDYLKQMALAVKRSRGKDQDGTEVFGWFERYVIHLKLEVSIDQRDLFSLLSLGGDVTDKHITLLMNAGLLTRQLIDPNMYWFSIPSIGPVLKGLTQGRKEILSLLNRKKYKEMLLSSLEKTRLRFSPLDVRFHIRDLIGSGHIKTVQTPTGLLVRISKD; this comes from the exons ATGGACgaaccatcatcatcatcatcatcatatccATCTTCCTCTGGTGGGAAAAAGAAGCGACCACGCTCTCCTGGTCACAGCGATGAGCGTCCAGTGCACACAACCCAAATATACACAAGCAGCCTTG AGGACACCCTTACGTTCAGTGATACCATGATTGCTCTTCAACTGATGCGCACACAATTCCCAAAGCTAGAGAAG GTTGTGACAGAACCATTCATTTTGCAGTCACAGTTGTATAGTAGTGTGAAGGACAGGACACAAGTTGATAGAGACCTTGAG TCCTTGAAGAAAGACAAAGTATTGCGTGTATTCAAACTCAATACTGGGCAGGATGATCATGCAATCATGTTCATGGATGATTATCTGAAACAG ATGGCGTTGGCAGTCAAGAGGTCAAGGGGTAAGGACCAAGATGGTACTGAAGTTTTTGGGTGGTTTGAGAGATATGTTATTCATTTGAAGCTTGAAGTTAGCATTGATCAGCGCGATCTG TTTTCTCTGTTATCACTTGGAGGTGATGTAACTGACAAACATATCACATTACTGATGAATGCTGGTCTCTTA ACTCGCCAATTAATTGATCCAAACATGTACTGGTTTTCTATACCAAGTATTGGTCCCGTCTTGAAAGGCCTAACCCAG GGAAGGAAGGAAATTCTTTCATTATTGAACCGCAAGAAGTACAAGGAGATGCTACTCTCTTCACTGGAGAAGACAAGATTACGGTTTTCACCTCTTGATGTGCGCTTTCACATTCGCGACTTAATTGGATCTGGGCACATAAAAACAGTTCAAACACCCACTGGTTTACTTGTTCGCATATCAAAAGATTGA
- the LOC127779826 gene encoding uncharacterized protein LOC127779826 — protein MAGPTSRRLLLLVARRAGHLRRHHHHHHRDGLVLARSLQAAAAAAASSPPPLPASPPARSFSSAFSSVHGERPSSEYAKIRKESLESQFGRILGSSSRTLFADRGFGPFLAMYRAATISFHVMKLTIWHLLLSDVHKRAEKFRETLIRLGPFYIKLGQALSTRPDILPNAYCQELSKLQDQIPPFPTRIAIRTIESQLGSRISDLFADISPEPVAAASLGQVYKAHLHSGELVAVKVQRPGMTPLLTLDALLFHMIGGQLKRFAKARKDLLVAVNEIVRHMFDEIDYVLEGRNAERFARLYSHDLGGNSSGDGTSIKVPKVYWNFTRKSILTLEWIDGIKLTDAERIGKANLNRKRMIDEGLYCSLRQLLEEGFFHADPHPGNLVATEGGSLAYFDFGMMGDIPRHYRVGLIQMLVHYVNRDSLGLANDFHSLGFVPEGTDLHGVADALRVSFGDGRRQSNDFQGVMSHLYDVMYEFNFSLPPDYALVIRALGSLEGTAKALDPDFKVIESAYPFVIGRLLEDPSPDMRKILRQLLICDDGSIRWNRLERLIAAISEQSESSNKSEDRSGENAANKPGWRSFDMHSVVAATEDLFHFILSRKGWRVRVFLVQDIVKASDAFLQEATFPGIFDEEGTTGELHPERSKMIRRVVHGVQSFRQAISLAPDAWTAMLFRTLLKPESQKFILDVFLALAMHSCYKIPETSWICMSRFLNYLDRQGR, from the exons ATGGCGGGCCCCAcctcgcgccgcctcctcctcctcgtcgcccgccgcgctggccacctccgccgccaccaccaccaccaccaccgcgacgGACTCGTCCTGGCCCGCTCGCTCcaggccgctgccgctgccgccgcctcgtcgccaccaccgcttcCCGCCTCGCCCCCGGCCAGGAG CTTTTCTAGTGCATTCTCAAGTGTTCATGGGGAGAGACCGTCCTCAGAATATGCAAAGATCAGAAAGGAGTCGTTAGAAAGCCAGTTTGGAAGGATCTTGGGTTCAAGCTCACGTACACTATTTGCAGATCGTGGCTTTGGTCCATTCCTTGCAATGTACAGGGCAGCAACTATCTCTTTTCATGTTATGAAGCTCACTATTTGGCATTTATTGCTCAGTGATGTGCACAAACGGGCTGAGAAG TTCCGGGAGACCTTGATCCGGTTGGGGCCTTTTTACATCAAG CTTGGACAAGCATTGAGCACACGCCCTGATATATTGCCGAATGCATATTGTCAAGAGCTCTCTAAGCTACAG GACCAGATACCACCATTTCCTACTCGTATCGCAATCAGGACTATTGAGTCTCAACTGGGTTCTCGAATTTCTGATCTATTTGCTGATATCAGCCCAGAGCCAGTTGCTGCAGCATCGCTGGGGCAAGTATATAAAG CTCATCTACACTCTGGAGAGCTTGTCGCAGTCAAAGTTCAGAGGCCTGGAATGACTCCCTTGCTGACTCTAGATGCACTTTTGTTCCATATGATCGGAGGACAGTTGAAACGGTTTGCAAAGGCTCGCAAAGATTTACTGGTAGCAGTCAATGAGATT GTCAGGCACATGTTTGATGAGATTGATTATGTTTTAGAGGGAAGGAATGCTGAAAGATTTGCGAGACTTTATTCTCATG ATTTAGGTGGGAATAGCTCCGGAGATGGGACAAGTATCAAAGTCCCAAAGGTCTACTGGAATTTTACACGTAAATCTATATTAACTCTAGAATGGATTGATGGGATCAAGCTCACTGATGCTGAGCGCATTGGCAAAGCCAATCTGAACAGGAAAAGGATGATCGATGAG GGTCTCTATTGTTCATTGAGGCAGCTTCTTGAAGAAGGCTTTTTCCATGCAGACCCCCATCCAGGTAATCTGGTTGCAACTGAAGGTGGATCACTCGCGTATTTTGATTTTGGTATGATGGGGGATATTCCAAGGCACTATCGTGTAGGGCTTATACAAATG CTTGTGCACTATGTTAACCGTGACTCCTTGGGCTTGGCAAATGACTTCCATTCACTTGGGTTTGTCCCTGAGGGAACAGACCTACATGGGGTTGCTGATGCATTACGGGTTTCCTTTGGTGATGGAAGGAGGCAATCAAATGATTTTCAg GGGGTGATGAGCCATCTGTATGATGTCATGTATGAGTTTAATTTCTCTCTTCCTCCGGATTACGCACTGGTGATAAGAGCACTGGGTTCTTTAGAAGGGACTGCAAAAGCATTGGATCCTGACTTCAAAGTTATTGAAAGTGCATACCCATTTGTCATTGGGAGGCTACTTGAAGACCCCAGCCCTGATATGAGGAAAATATTGAGGCAGCTCTTGATATGCGATGATGGATCCATCAGATGGAATCGACTGGAGCGGCTG ATTGCAGCTATATCCGAACAGTCAGAATCTTCAAATAAGTCTGAAGATAGATCTGGTGAAAATGCTGCCAACAAACCTGGGTGGAGATCATTCGACATGCATTCTGTGGTTGCAGCTACAGAAGAcctttttcatttcattttatcAAGGAAAGGCTGGAGGGTTCGTGTTTTTCTTGTTCAGGACATTGTAAAAGCTTCAGATGCATTCCTACAAGAAGCAACATTTCCAGGTATATTCGATGAAGAGGGGACTACAGGGGAGCTACATCCAGAG AGAAGTAAAATGATAAGAAGGGTGGTACATGGTGTTCAATCATTCCGTCAAGCTATCAGTTTGGCCCCAGATGCCTGGACTGCTATGCTATTCCGTACCTTGTTGAAACCTGAATCCCAGAAATTTATTCTTGATGTCTTTCTAGCCTTGGCAATGCATTCCTGTTACAAGATTCCAGAAACAAGCTGGATTTGTATGTCGAGATTCCTGAATTACTTGGACAGGCAGGGTAGGTAA